In the Vitis vinifera cultivar Pinot Noir 40024 chromosome 2, ASM3070453v1 genome, one interval contains:
- the LOC100244412 gene encoding uncharacterized protein LOC100244412, with product MVKPQRPPSGRTNLASCVVATIFLIFIIIVVLIVFFSVFKPKEPIISVNAVQLPSFAISNGTVNFTFSQYVSVKNPNKAEFSHYDSTLQLLYGGNQVGFMFIPAGKIGSGRTQYMAATFAVESFPLGAVPESVGPTITDGLGGFRIGPNLEIESRMEMAGRVRVLHFFTHHVDARAVCRVSIAVSDGSVLGFHC from the coding sequence ATGGTCAAACCACAGAGGCCACCCTCTGGCCGTACGAATCTAGCTTCATGCGTTGTGGCCACAATATTCTTGATTTTCATCATCATCGTTGTGTTGATCGTCTTCTTCTCTGTGTTCAAGCCCAAAGAACCCATAATTTCAGTGAATGCAGTGCAGCTTCCGAGCTTCGCAATCTCCAATGGCACCGTCAACTTCACATTCTCGCAGTACGTGTCGGTGAAGAACCCTAACAAGGCGGAGTTCTCGCATTACGACAGCACGCTTCAGCTGCTCTACGGTGGGAATCAAGTGGGCTTCATGTTCATTCCCGCCGGGAAGATCGGCTCCGGCCGGACCCAGTACATGGCTGCCACCTTCGCGGTGGAGTCGTTCCCATTGGGGGCGGTGCCGGAGTCCGTGGGACCCACGATCACCGACGGCCTCGGAGGGTTCAGAATCGGACCCAATTTGGAGATTGAGTCGAGGATGGAAATGGCGGGCAGGGTTAGGGTTTTGCACTTCTTCACGCACCATGTGGATGCGAGAGCTGTTTGTAGGGTTTCCATTGCTGTGAGTGATGGATCTGTTTTAGGGTTTCACTgctag